Proteins found in one Mangifera indica cultivar Alphonso chromosome 15, CATAS_Mindica_2.1, whole genome shotgun sequence genomic segment:
- the LOC123198174 gene encoding pentatricopeptide repeat-containing protein At2g41720 isoform X1: protein MAVVNHHSPLFTLTHLSDSAHPISYKPFTVRCKKKPDSPPPFEASKSGFVDYDTGQHEVSTRVTGLRKSDIPKRYRLRVEGDRFQKDWTVSQVVGKVLELDHWEDVGGVLNHWVGRFARKNFPSLIKELTQRGAIEHSVRVFNWMKNQKNYCARKDIYNMMIRLHARHNRTDQARGLFFEMQEWRCKPDAETYNALINAHGRAGQWRWAMNIFDDMLRAAIPPSRSTYNNLINACGSSGNWREALKVCKKMTENGVGPDLVTHNIVLSAYKSGAQYSKALSYFELMKGTKIRPDTTTHNIVIYCLVKLGQYDKAIDLFNSMREKRAECCPDIVTFTTIIHLYSASGQIENCKAVFSTILAEGLKPNIVTYNALLGAYASHGMSEEALSVFNEMKRNGFRPDVVSFTSLLNSYGRSQQPWKAREVFDLIKKNNLKPNLVSYSALIDAYGTCGLLAEAVEVFREMEQDGIQPNVVSICTLLAACGRSGQKVNIDAVLSAAEMRSIKLNVVAYNSAIGSYMNVGEYEKAIALYKSMRKRKVIPDSVTYTVLISNCYRLSRYGEAIAFFDEMIDLKIPLTKQVYSSVILAYSKQGQVTEAESMFNQMKMSGCSPDVITYTAMLHAYSAAGEWEKACKLFVEMKTTSIHLDSIACTALMRAYNKGGQPSKVLDLAEFMREKEIPFSEPILFEMVSACSILREWRTIIDLIKLMEPSLPVASIGLKNQLLHLLGKSGKIESMMKLFFKMVASGPEVNFNTYSILLKNLLAAGNWRKYIEVLQWMEDAGVKPSYGMFRDILSFAKKSGGMEYAAIIQERVESLKRTAEASFIQQSVCLSSSPAAEQ, encoded by the exons ATGGCCGTCGTGAACCACCACTCTCCTCTCTTTACACTCACCCACTTGTCCGACTCAGCTCACCCCATCTCATATAAACCCTTTACAGTCCGTTGCAAGAAAAAACCCGACTCCCCGCCGCCCTTCGAGGCGTCAAAGTCAGGTTTCGTGGACTACGACACAGGCCAACATGAGGTCTCCACTCGAGTGACCGGACTTCGAAAATCCGATATTCCAAAACGGTACCGTCTAAGAGTAGAAGGCGACAGGTTCCAGAAGGACTGGACAGTGTCTCAAGTGGTTGGGAAAGTATTGGAGCTCGATCATTGGGAAGATGTTGGAGGTGTTTTGAACCATTGGGTTGGCCGGTTCGCCAGGAAAAACTTCCCTTCTCTCATAAag GAGCTAACACAAAGGGGTGCCATCGAACATAGTGTTCGAGTTTTCAATTGGATGAAAAATCAGAAGAACTATTGTGCACGAAAAGATATCTATAATATGATGATAAGACTGCATGCTAGACATAATCGGACAGACCAGGCACGAGGATTGTTTTTTGAGATGCAAGAGTGGAG ATGCAAGCCAGATGCTGAAACATACAATGCCCTAATCAATGCACATGGTCGGGCTGGTCAGTGGCGCTGGGCAATGAATATCTTTGATGATATGCTGCGTGCTGCT ATCCCTCCTAGTCGGTCAACCTATAACAACTTGATCAATGCTTGTGGATCTAGTGGAAATTGGAGAGAAGCTCTGAAAGTTTGCAAGAAAATGACAGAAAATGGAGTTGGACCTGATCTGGTTACTCACAACATTGTTTTGTCTGCATACAAGAGTGGGGCTCAATATTCAAAAGCTTTGTCTTACTTTGAACTGATGAAAGGTACAAAAATTCGTCCTGATACCACCACCCATAATATCGTGATATATTGCCTGGTAAAGCTTGGACAGTATGATAAAGCTATTGATTTATTCAATTCCATGAGGGAGAAGAGAGCGGAATGTTGCCCTGACATTGTGACGTTCACCACCATAATTCATTTGTATTCTGCTAGTGGGCAAATCGAAAATTGTAAAGCTGTCTTTAGTACAATTCTTGCAGAAGGCTTAAAACCAAATATTGTTACGTATAATGCTCTGCTGGGTGCATATGCTTCACATGGGATGAGTGAAGAGGCATTATCAGTTTTTAATGAGATGAAGAGAAACGGTTTTCGCCCTGATGTTGTATCTTTTACATCTTTACTCAATTCTTATGGGAGGTCACAACAACCATGGAAGGCAAGGGAAGTATTTGActtgataaagaaaaacaatttgaaGCCAAATCTTGTTAGTTATAGTGCACTGATTGATGCTTATGGGACTTGTGGGTTACTAGCTGAAGCTGTGGAAGTATTTCGTGAAATGGAGCAAGATGGTATTCAACCAAATGTTGTGTCAATATGCACCCTCCTTGCTGCCTGTGGTCGAAGTGGTCAAAAAGTGAATATTGATGCTGTACTTTCAGCTGCTGAGATGCGAAGCATCAAATTAAATGTGGTTGCATACAATTCAGCTATTGGAAGCTATATGAATGTTGGGGAGTATGAAAAAGCTATCGCTTTATACAAATCTATGAGAAAACGAAAAGTCATACCTGATTCTGTTACCTATACTGTCTTGATAAGTAACTGCTATAGATTGTCCAGATATGGTGAGGCAATTGCTTTTTTTGACGAGATGATAGATTTAAAAATACCTTTGACAAAACAGGTGTACTCTTCAGTGATCTTAGCATACAGCAAACAG GGTCAAGTCACAGAAGCAGAATCCATGTTTAATCAGATGAAGATGTCTGGTTGTTCTCCTGATGTTATTACCTATACTGCAATGCTACATGCATATAGTGCTGCAG GGGAATGGGAAAAGGCATGCAAACTATTTGTTGAAATGAAAACAACTAGCATTCATCTTGATTCTATTGCATGTACAGCACTGATGAGAGCTTATAATAAAGGAGGCCAACCATCCAAGGTTCTTGATTTGGCTgagtttatgagagaaaaagaaatccCCTTTAGTGAGCCGATTTTATTTGAAATGGTATCAGCTTGTAGCAT ATTACGAGAATGGAGGACAATAATTGACCTGATAAAATTGATGGAACCATCCCTCCCTGTGGCTTCAATTGGACTTAAGAATCAGCTTTTGCATCTTCTGGGAAAAAGTGGGAAAATTGAGTCTATGATGAAG TTATTCTTTAAGATGGTAGCATCAGGTCCTGAAGTTAACTTCAATacttactccattttgttgaaaaatcttTTGGCTGCTGGAAATTGGAGAAAATACATTGAG GTCCTGCAATGGATGGAGGATGCCGGAGTCAAACCTTCATATGGAATGTTTCGTGATATATTGTCTTTTGCGAAAAAAAGCGGTGGGATGGAATATGCAGCCATCATTCAAGAAAGAGTTG AATCCTTGAAAAGGACTGCAGAAGCAAGTTTTATCCAACAATCTGTTTGTCTCTCTTCTTCCCCGGCAgctgaacaataa
- the LOC123197844 gene encoding AP2-like ethylene-responsive transcription factor At2g41710 isoform X2, whose translation MASSSSDHALKHELGGGSAGTGAAETSEAVIANDQLLLYKGLKKAKKERGCTAKERISKMPPCTAGKRSSIYRGVTRHRWTGRYEAHLWDKSTWNQNQNKKGKQVYLGAYDEEEAAARAYDLAALKYWGPGTLINFPVTDYTRDLDEMQNVSREDYLASLRRKSSGFSRGISKYRGLSSRWDSSLARMAGSEYFNNMNYGTGDDPSTESEYIGGFCLERKIDLTSYIKWWGPNKARQVESIAKSSEVGKHSSAEDISGELKKSELAIQCSEPYQMPRLGTSLKGKNHKGSTVSAMSILSQSAAFKSFQEKALKRQENNNENDENENKNIINKMDYGKAIEKSTSHDGGSERLGPAIAMTGGFPLQKNVFPLAPFLSAPLLTAYNTIDPLVDPILWTSLVPPLSSGHSHTPEVTKTESSSTYTFFRPEE comes from the exons ATGGCGTCCTCTTCATCAGATCACGCCTTGAAACACGAACTGGGCGGTGGTAGTGCCGGCACCGGTGCCGCTGAGACTTCCGAGGCCGTGATTGCTAATGATCAGCTTTTGCTTTATAAAGGATTGAAGAAAGCGAAGAAGGAGAGAGGGTGTACTGCTAAAGAACGTATCAGTAAAATGCCTCCTTGCACTGCGGGTAAACGGAGCTCCATTTATCGTGGAGTTACAAG GCATAGATGGACAGGTCGTTATGAAGCTCACCTTTGGGATAAAAGTACCTGGAACCAGAATCAGAATAAGAAGGGAAAACAAG TCTACTTGG GGGCATATGATGAGGAAGAGGCTGCTGCTAGGGCTTATGATCTTGCTGCCTTAAAGTACTGGGGCCCTGGGACTCTCATTAATTTTCCT GTTACTGATTATACAAGAGATCTTGATGAGATGCAGAATGTCTCAAGAGAAGATTACCTTGCATCTCTTCGAAG AAAAAGTAGTGGTTTCTCAAGAGGAATCTCTAAATATCGTGGACTCTCTAG TCGATGGGACTCATCACTTGCTCGTATGGCTGGTTCTGAATACTTTAATAACATGAATTATG GTACAGGTGATGACCCATCAACTGAAAGTGAATATATAGGTGGTTTTTGCCTGGAGAGAAAAATTGATCTAACAAGCTACATCAAGTGGTGGGGGCCCAATAAAGCTCGACAAGTAGAATCTATTGCAAAGTCATCTGAAGTGGGAAAACATAGTTCTGCTGAAGACATCAGTGGTGAGCTTAAGAAATCAGAATTGGCAATCCAGTGCTCTGAACCATACCAGATGCCTCGTTTAGGCACCTCTCTTAAAGGAAAGAATCATAAGGGATCCACTGTTTCTGCCATGAGCATCCTGTCACAATCAGCCGCCTTCAAGAGTTTTCAAGAGAAAGCACTAAAAAGGCAAGAAAACAACAATGAGAATGATGAGAATgagaacaaaaatataattaacaagaTGGACTATGGCAAGGCAATTGAAAAATCAACCAGTCATGATGGTGGGAGTGAGAGACTTGGACCTGCAATAGCAATGACTGGGGGATTTCCTCTTCAGAAGAATGTGTTCCCATTAGCTCCTTTCTTGTCTGCCCCACTTTTGACTGCCTATAATACCATTGATCCCTTAGTCGACCCCATCCTGTGGACATCTCTTGTTCCTCCACTTTCTTCAGGACATTCTCATACACCTGAG GTTACTAAGACAGAGAGTAGTTCAACATATACCTTCTTTCGGCCAGAGGAGTGA
- the LOC123197844 gene encoding AP2-like ethylene-responsive transcription factor At2g41710 isoform X3 has product MASSSSDHALKHELGGGSAGTGAAETSEAVIANDQLLLYKGLKKAKKERGCTAKERISKMPPCTAGKRSSIYRGVTRHRWTGRYEAHLWDKSTWNQNQNKKGKQVYLGAYDEEEAAARAYDLAALKYWGPGTLINFPVTDYTRDLDEMQNVSREDYLASLRRKSSGFSRGISKYRGLSSSRWDSSLARMAGSEYFNNMNYGDDPSTESEYIGGFCLERKIDLTSYIKWWGPNKARQVESIAKSSEVGKHSSAEDISGELKKSELAIQCSEPYQMPRLGTSLKGKNHKGSTVSAMSILSQSAAFKSFQEKALKRQENNNENDENENKNIINKMDYGKAIEKSTSHDGGSERLGPAIAMTGGFPLQKNVFPLAPFLSAPLLTAYNTIDPLVDPILWTSLVPPLSSGHSHTPEVTKTESSSTYTFFRPEE; this is encoded by the exons ATGGCGTCCTCTTCATCAGATCACGCCTTGAAACACGAACTGGGCGGTGGTAGTGCCGGCACCGGTGCCGCTGAGACTTCCGAGGCCGTGATTGCTAATGATCAGCTTTTGCTTTATAAAGGATTGAAGAAAGCGAAGAAGGAGAGAGGGTGTACTGCTAAAGAACGTATCAGTAAAATGCCTCCTTGCACTGCGGGTAAACGGAGCTCCATTTATCGTGGAGTTACAAG GCATAGATGGACAGGTCGTTATGAAGCTCACCTTTGGGATAAAAGTACCTGGAACCAGAATCAGAATAAGAAGGGAAAACAAG TCTACTTGG GGGCATATGATGAGGAAGAGGCTGCTGCTAGGGCTTATGATCTTGCTGCCTTAAAGTACTGGGGCCCTGGGACTCTCATTAATTTTCCT GTTACTGATTATACAAGAGATCTTGATGAGATGCAGAATGTCTCAAGAGAAGATTACCTTGCATCTCTTCGAAG AAAAAGTAGTGGTTTCTCAAGAGGAATCTCTAAATATCGTGGACTCTCTAG TAGTCGATGGGACTCATCACTTGCTCGTATGGCTGGTTCTGAATACTTTAATAACATGAATTATG GTGATGACCCATCAACTGAAAGTGAATATATAGGTGGTTTTTGCCTGGAGAGAAAAATTGATCTAACAAGCTACATCAAGTGGTGGGGGCCCAATAAAGCTCGACAAGTAGAATCTATTGCAAAGTCATCTGAAGTGGGAAAACATAGTTCTGCTGAAGACATCAGTGGTGAGCTTAAGAAATCAGAATTGGCAATCCAGTGCTCTGAACCATACCAGATGCCTCGTTTAGGCACCTCTCTTAAAGGAAAGAATCATAAGGGATCCACTGTTTCTGCCATGAGCATCCTGTCACAATCAGCCGCCTTCAAGAGTTTTCAAGAGAAAGCACTAAAAAGGCAAGAAAACAACAATGAGAATGATGAGAATgagaacaaaaatataattaacaagaTGGACTATGGCAAGGCAATTGAAAAATCAACCAGTCATGATGGTGGGAGTGAGAGACTTGGACCTGCAATAGCAATGACTGGGGGATTTCCTCTTCAGAAGAATGTGTTCCCATTAGCTCCTTTCTTGTCTGCCCCACTTTTGACTGCCTATAATACCATTGATCCCTTAGTCGACCCCATCCTGTGGACATCTCTTGTTCCTCCACTTTCTTCAGGACATTCTCATACACCTGAG GTTACTAAGACAGAGAGTAGTTCAACATATACCTTCTTTCGGCCAGAGGAGTGA
- the LOC123197844 gene encoding AP2-like ethylene-responsive transcription factor At2g41710 isoform X4, whose protein sequence is MASSSSDHALKHELGGGSAGTGAAETSEAVIANDQLLLYKGLKKAKKERGCTAKERISKMPPCTAGKRSSIYRGVTRHRWTGRYEAHLWDKSTWNQNQNKKGKQVYLGAYDEEEAAARAYDLAALKYWGPGTLINFPVTDYTRDLDEMQNVSREDYLASLRRKSSGFSRGISKYRGLSSRWDSSLARMAGSEYFNNMNYGDDPSTESEYIGGFCLERKIDLTSYIKWWGPNKARQVESIAKSSEVGKHSSAEDISGELKKSELAIQCSEPYQMPRLGTSLKGKNHKGSTVSAMSILSQSAAFKSFQEKALKRQENNNENDENENKNIINKMDYGKAIEKSTSHDGGSERLGPAIAMTGGFPLQKNVFPLAPFLSAPLLTAYNTIDPLVDPILWTSLVPPLSSGHSHTPEVTKTESSSTYTFFRPEE, encoded by the exons ATGGCGTCCTCTTCATCAGATCACGCCTTGAAACACGAACTGGGCGGTGGTAGTGCCGGCACCGGTGCCGCTGAGACTTCCGAGGCCGTGATTGCTAATGATCAGCTTTTGCTTTATAAAGGATTGAAGAAAGCGAAGAAGGAGAGAGGGTGTACTGCTAAAGAACGTATCAGTAAAATGCCTCCTTGCACTGCGGGTAAACGGAGCTCCATTTATCGTGGAGTTACAAG GCATAGATGGACAGGTCGTTATGAAGCTCACCTTTGGGATAAAAGTACCTGGAACCAGAATCAGAATAAGAAGGGAAAACAAG TCTACTTGG GGGCATATGATGAGGAAGAGGCTGCTGCTAGGGCTTATGATCTTGCTGCCTTAAAGTACTGGGGCCCTGGGACTCTCATTAATTTTCCT GTTACTGATTATACAAGAGATCTTGATGAGATGCAGAATGTCTCAAGAGAAGATTACCTTGCATCTCTTCGAAG AAAAAGTAGTGGTTTCTCAAGAGGAATCTCTAAATATCGTGGACTCTCTAG TCGATGGGACTCATCACTTGCTCGTATGGCTGGTTCTGAATACTTTAATAACATGAATTATG GTGATGACCCATCAACTGAAAGTGAATATATAGGTGGTTTTTGCCTGGAGAGAAAAATTGATCTAACAAGCTACATCAAGTGGTGGGGGCCCAATAAAGCTCGACAAGTAGAATCTATTGCAAAGTCATCTGAAGTGGGAAAACATAGTTCTGCTGAAGACATCAGTGGTGAGCTTAAGAAATCAGAATTGGCAATCCAGTGCTCTGAACCATACCAGATGCCTCGTTTAGGCACCTCTCTTAAAGGAAAGAATCATAAGGGATCCACTGTTTCTGCCATGAGCATCCTGTCACAATCAGCCGCCTTCAAGAGTTTTCAAGAGAAAGCACTAAAAAGGCAAGAAAACAACAATGAGAATGATGAGAATgagaacaaaaatataattaacaagaTGGACTATGGCAAGGCAATTGAAAAATCAACCAGTCATGATGGTGGGAGTGAGAGACTTGGACCTGCAATAGCAATGACTGGGGGATTTCCTCTTCAGAAGAATGTGTTCCCATTAGCTCCTTTCTTGTCTGCCCCACTTTTGACTGCCTATAATACCATTGATCCCTTAGTCGACCCCATCCTGTGGACATCTCTTGTTCCTCCACTTTCTTCAGGACATTCTCATACACCTGAG GTTACTAAGACAGAGAGTAGTTCAACATATACCTTCTTTCGGCCAGAGGAGTGA
- the LOC123197844 gene encoding AP2-like ethylene-responsive transcription factor At2g41710 isoform X1, which yields MASSSSDHALKHELGGGSAGTGAAETSEAVIANDQLLLYKGLKKAKKERGCTAKERISKMPPCTAGKRSSIYRGVTRHRWTGRYEAHLWDKSTWNQNQNKKGKQVYLGAYDEEEAAARAYDLAALKYWGPGTLINFPVTDYTRDLDEMQNVSREDYLASLRRKSSGFSRGISKYRGLSSSRWDSSLARMAGSEYFNNMNYGTGDDPSTESEYIGGFCLERKIDLTSYIKWWGPNKARQVESIAKSSEVGKHSSAEDISGELKKSELAIQCSEPYQMPRLGTSLKGKNHKGSTVSAMSILSQSAAFKSFQEKALKRQENNNENDENENKNIINKMDYGKAIEKSTSHDGGSERLGPAIAMTGGFPLQKNVFPLAPFLSAPLLTAYNTIDPLVDPILWTSLVPPLSSGHSHTPEVTKTESSSTYTFFRPEE from the exons ATGGCGTCCTCTTCATCAGATCACGCCTTGAAACACGAACTGGGCGGTGGTAGTGCCGGCACCGGTGCCGCTGAGACTTCCGAGGCCGTGATTGCTAATGATCAGCTTTTGCTTTATAAAGGATTGAAGAAAGCGAAGAAGGAGAGAGGGTGTACTGCTAAAGAACGTATCAGTAAAATGCCTCCTTGCACTGCGGGTAAACGGAGCTCCATTTATCGTGGAGTTACAAG GCATAGATGGACAGGTCGTTATGAAGCTCACCTTTGGGATAAAAGTACCTGGAACCAGAATCAGAATAAGAAGGGAAAACAAG TCTACTTGG GGGCATATGATGAGGAAGAGGCTGCTGCTAGGGCTTATGATCTTGCTGCCTTAAAGTACTGGGGCCCTGGGACTCTCATTAATTTTCCT GTTACTGATTATACAAGAGATCTTGATGAGATGCAGAATGTCTCAAGAGAAGATTACCTTGCATCTCTTCGAAG AAAAAGTAGTGGTTTCTCAAGAGGAATCTCTAAATATCGTGGACTCTCTAG TAGTCGATGGGACTCATCACTTGCTCGTATGGCTGGTTCTGAATACTTTAATAACATGAATTATG GTACAGGTGATGACCCATCAACTGAAAGTGAATATATAGGTGGTTTTTGCCTGGAGAGAAAAATTGATCTAACAAGCTACATCAAGTGGTGGGGGCCCAATAAAGCTCGACAAGTAGAATCTATTGCAAAGTCATCTGAAGTGGGAAAACATAGTTCTGCTGAAGACATCAGTGGTGAGCTTAAGAAATCAGAATTGGCAATCCAGTGCTCTGAACCATACCAGATGCCTCGTTTAGGCACCTCTCTTAAAGGAAAGAATCATAAGGGATCCACTGTTTCTGCCATGAGCATCCTGTCACAATCAGCCGCCTTCAAGAGTTTTCAAGAGAAAGCACTAAAAAGGCAAGAAAACAACAATGAGAATGATGAGAATgagaacaaaaatataattaacaagaTGGACTATGGCAAGGCAATTGAAAAATCAACCAGTCATGATGGTGGGAGTGAGAGACTTGGACCTGCAATAGCAATGACTGGGGGATTTCCTCTTCAGAAGAATGTGTTCCCATTAGCTCCTTTCTTGTCTGCCCCACTTTTGACTGCCTATAATACCATTGATCCCTTAGTCGACCCCATCCTGTGGACATCTCTTGTTCCTCCACTTTCTTCAGGACATTCTCATACACCTGAG GTTACTAAGACAGAGAGTAGTTCAACATATACCTTCTTTCGGCCAGAGGAGTGA
- the LOC123198174 gene encoding pentatricopeptide repeat-containing protein At2g41720 isoform X2 — translation MAVVNHHSPLFTLTHLSDSAHPISYKPFTVRCKKKPDSPPPFEASKSGFVDYDTGQHEVSTRVTGLRKSDIPKRYRLRVEGDRFQKDWTVSQVVGKVLELDHWEDVGGVLNHWVGRFARKNFPSLIKIPPSRSTYNNLINACGSSGNWREALKVCKKMTENGVGPDLVTHNIVLSAYKSGAQYSKALSYFELMKGTKIRPDTTTHNIVIYCLVKLGQYDKAIDLFNSMREKRAECCPDIVTFTTIIHLYSASGQIENCKAVFSTILAEGLKPNIVTYNALLGAYASHGMSEEALSVFNEMKRNGFRPDVVSFTSLLNSYGRSQQPWKAREVFDLIKKNNLKPNLVSYSALIDAYGTCGLLAEAVEVFREMEQDGIQPNVVSICTLLAACGRSGQKVNIDAVLSAAEMRSIKLNVVAYNSAIGSYMNVGEYEKAIALYKSMRKRKVIPDSVTYTVLISNCYRLSRYGEAIAFFDEMIDLKIPLTKQVYSSVILAYSKQGQVTEAESMFNQMKMSGCSPDVITYTAMLHAYSAAGEWEKACKLFVEMKTTSIHLDSIACTALMRAYNKGGQPSKVLDLAEFMREKEIPFSEPILFEMVSACSILREWRTIIDLIKLMEPSLPVASIGLKNQLLHLLGKSGKIESMMKLFFKMVASGPEVNFNTYSILLKNLLAAGNWRKYIEVLQWMEDAGVKPSYGMFRDILSFAKKSGGMEYAAIIQERVESLKRTAEASFIQQSVCLSSSPAAEQ, via the exons ATGGCCGTCGTGAACCACCACTCTCCTCTCTTTACACTCACCCACTTGTCCGACTCAGCTCACCCCATCTCATATAAACCCTTTACAGTCCGTTGCAAGAAAAAACCCGACTCCCCGCCGCCCTTCGAGGCGTCAAAGTCAGGTTTCGTGGACTACGACACAGGCCAACATGAGGTCTCCACTCGAGTGACCGGACTTCGAAAATCCGATATTCCAAAACGGTACCGTCTAAGAGTAGAAGGCGACAGGTTCCAGAAGGACTGGACAGTGTCTCAAGTGGTTGGGAAAGTATTGGAGCTCGATCATTGGGAAGATGTTGGAGGTGTTTTGAACCATTGGGTTGGCCGGTTCGCCAGGAAAAACTTCCCTTCTCTCATAAag ATCCCTCCTAGTCGGTCAACCTATAACAACTTGATCAATGCTTGTGGATCTAGTGGAAATTGGAGAGAAGCTCTGAAAGTTTGCAAGAAAATGACAGAAAATGGAGTTGGACCTGATCTGGTTACTCACAACATTGTTTTGTCTGCATACAAGAGTGGGGCTCAATATTCAAAAGCTTTGTCTTACTTTGAACTGATGAAAGGTACAAAAATTCGTCCTGATACCACCACCCATAATATCGTGATATATTGCCTGGTAAAGCTTGGACAGTATGATAAAGCTATTGATTTATTCAATTCCATGAGGGAGAAGAGAGCGGAATGTTGCCCTGACATTGTGACGTTCACCACCATAATTCATTTGTATTCTGCTAGTGGGCAAATCGAAAATTGTAAAGCTGTCTTTAGTACAATTCTTGCAGAAGGCTTAAAACCAAATATTGTTACGTATAATGCTCTGCTGGGTGCATATGCTTCACATGGGATGAGTGAAGAGGCATTATCAGTTTTTAATGAGATGAAGAGAAACGGTTTTCGCCCTGATGTTGTATCTTTTACATCTTTACTCAATTCTTATGGGAGGTCACAACAACCATGGAAGGCAAGGGAAGTATTTGActtgataaagaaaaacaatttgaaGCCAAATCTTGTTAGTTATAGTGCACTGATTGATGCTTATGGGACTTGTGGGTTACTAGCTGAAGCTGTGGAAGTATTTCGTGAAATGGAGCAAGATGGTATTCAACCAAATGTTGTGTCAATATGCACCCTCCTTGCTGCCTGTGGTCGAAGTGGTCAAAAAGTGAATATTGATGCTGTACTTTCAGCTGCTGAGATGCGAAGCATCAAATTAAATGTGGTTGCATACAATTCAGCTATTGGAAGCTATATGAATGTTGGGGAGTATGAAAAAGCTATCGCTTTATACAAATCTATGAGAAAACGAAAAGTCATACCTGATTCTGTTACCTATACTGTCTTGATAAGTAACTGCTATAGATTGTCCAGATATGGTGAGGCAATTGCTTTTTTTGACGAGATGATAGATTTAAAAATACCTTTGACAAAACAGGTGTACTCTTCAGTGATCTTAGCATACAGCAAACAG GGTCAAGTCACAGAAGCAGAATCCATGTTTAATCAGATGAAGATGTCTGGTTGTTCTCCTGATGTTATTACCTATACTGCAATGCTACATGCATATAGTGCTGCAG GGGAATGGGAAAAGGCATGCAAACTATTTGTTGAAATGAAAACAACTAGCATTCATCTTGATTCTATTGCATGTACAGCACTGATGAGAGCTTATAATAAAGGAGGCCAACCATCCAAGGTTCTTGATTTGGCTgagtttatgagagaaaaagaaatccCCTTTAGTGAGCCGATTTTATTTGAAATGGTATCAGCTTGTAGCAT ATTACGAGAATGGAGGACAATAATTGACCTGATAAAATTGATGGAACCATCCCTCCCTGTGGCTTCAATTGGACTTAAGAATCAGCTTTTGCATCTTCTGGGAAAAAGTGGGAAAATTGAGTCTATGATGAAG TTATTCTTTAAGATGGTAGCATCAGGTCCTGAAGTTAACTTCAATacttactccattttgttgaaaaatcttTTGGCTGCTGGAAATTGGAGAAAATACATTGAG GTCCTGCAATGGATGGAGGATGCCGGAGTCAAACCTTCATATGGAATGTTTCGTGATATATTGTCTTTTGCGAAAAAAAGCGGTGGGATGGAATATGCAGCCATCATTCAAGAAAGAGTTG AATCCTTGAAAAGGACTGCAGAAGCAAGTTTTATCCAACAATCTGTTTGTCTCTCTTCTTCCCCGGCAgctgaacaataa